In Sylvia atricapilla isolate bSylAtr1 chromosome 25, bSylAtr1.pri, whole genome shotgun sequence, a genomic segment contains:
- the SYT2 gene encoding synaptotagmin-2 encodes MTFKQASMMAPEATASTLPMSTMENSTEAAGPGESKEDMFTKLRDKFMNELNKIPLPPWALIAIAVVAGLLILTCCFCICKKCCCKKKKNKKEKGKGMKNAMNMKDMKSGNQDDDDAETGLTEGEGEEEEKEPENLGKLQFSLDYDFQANQLTVGILQAAELPALDMGGTSDPYVKVFLLPDKKKKYETKVQKKTLNPAFNETFTFKVPYQELGGKTLVMAIYDFDRFSKHDIIGEVKVPMNTVDLGQPIEEWRDLQSGEKEEPEKLGDICISLRYVPTAGKLTVCILEAKNLKKMDVGGLSDPYVKIHLLQNGKRLKKKKTTVKKKTLNPYFNESFSFEIPFEQIQKVQVVITVLDYDKLGKNEAIGKIFTGLNSTGTELRHWSDMLANPRRPIAQWHSLKPEEEVDAALGKNK; translated from the exons ATGACGTTCAAGCAAGCGTCCATGATGGCCCCAGAGGCCACGGCCAGCACACTGCCCATGAGCACGATGGAGAACTCCACGGAGGCTGCAGGGCCGGGCGAGAGCAAGGAGGACATGTTCACCAAGCTGAGGGACAAGTTCATGAATGAGCTTAACAAGATCCCCT TGCCACCCTGGGCCCTCATCGCCATTGCGGTCGTGGCTGGACTCCTCATCCTCACCTGTTGCTTCTGCATCTGCAAGAAGTGCTGCtgcaagaagaagaagaacaagaaggaaaagggcAAAGGCATGAAGAACGCCATGAACATGAAGGACATGAAGTCAGGCAACCAG gatgatgatgatgcagAGACAGGTCTGACAGAGGGGgaaggtgaggaagaggagaaggagccaGAGAACCTGGGCAAGCTGCAGTTCTCACTGGACTACGATTTCCAGGCAAACCAG ctCACAGTGGGGATCCTCCAAGCTGCTGAACTGCCAGCTTTGGACATGGGTGGCACCTCAGACCCCTATGTCAAGGTGTTCCTGCTCCctgacaagaagaaaaagtacGAGACCAAAGTGCAGAAGAAGACCCTCAACCCTGCCTTCAATGAGACCTTCACCTTCAAG GTGCCCTACCAGGAGCTGGGTGGGAAGACGCTGGTGATGGCCATCTACGACTTCGATCGCTTCTCCAAGCACGACATCATTGGTGAGGTGAAGGTGCCCATGAACACAGTGGACCTGGGCCAGCCCATCGAGGAGTGGCGGGACCTGCAgagtggggagaaggaggag CCAGAGAAGCTGGGAGATATCTGCATCTCCCTGCGGTATGTGCCCACGGCCGGGAAGCTCACTGTCTGCATCCTGGAAGCCAAGAACCTGAAGAAGATGGATGTCGGGGGCCTCTCAG ATCCCTATGTGAAGATCCACCTGCTGCAGAATGGCAAGAGgttgaagaagaagaagaccACAGTCAAGAAGAAGACCCTGAACCCCTACTTCAATGAATCCTTCAGCTTTGAGATCCCCTTTGAGCAGATACAG AAAGTGCAAGTGGTCATCACAGTGCTGGACTACGACAAACTGGGAAAGAATGAAGCCATCGGGAAGATCTTCACAGGCTTGAACTCCACCGGCACGGAGCTGCGGCACTGGTCCGACATGCTGGCCAACCCCCGGCGGCCCATTGCCCAGTGGCACTCGCTGAAGCCAGAGGAAGAAGTAGACGCAGCTCTCGGGAAGAACAAATAG